One region of Bombyx mori chromosome 27, ASM3026992v2 genomic DNA includes:
- the LOC101746761 gene encoding uncharacterized protein LOC101746761, whose amino-acid sequence MANKMFRDKTDVTLISLVKQNPVLYDYNNPKYMDFNAREVTWQKIGDELKRPAVDCKIRWINIRDVHRRLWKKRLSDPNRSSKPYKYESQMAFMKAFYKDVAIPLDSGDCDYEEKDYDEWDNESGQEQQENNSDSSDEPIKKVARRRKSKRKQEKSSDEEKPTTSNFGDTGATPELDPADPVDAFLISIASTLKTFSPYHLNLAKSKIFAVVQEHDLEQIMQKQPKDVKVSSHDNMFLNE is encoded by the exons ATGGCTAACAAAATGTTCCGCGACAAGACTGACGTGACATTAATAAGCTTAGTGAAGCAAAACCCTGTTTTATACGACTACAACAATCCCAAATACATGGATTTTAACGCCCGTGAAGTAACATGGCAGAAGATCGGCGACGAACTAAAGAGACCGG CTGTCGACTGCAAAATTAGATGGATAAACATAAGAGACGTCCATAGGAGACTTTGGAAAAAGAGACTTTCAGATCCTAATAGATCGTCCAAACCCTACAAATATGAGTCACAAATGGCATTTATGAAGGCATTTTATAAAGACGTTGCCATCCCCCTGGACAGTGGTGACTGCGATTACGAAGAGAAAGACTATGATGAATGGGACAACGAATCAGGGCAGGAGCAACAAGAGAACAATAGTGATTCCTCCGATGAACCAATCAAGAAAGTTGCGCGGCGGCGTAAATCAAAAAGAAAGCAGGAAAAGTCATCTGACGAGGAGAAACCTACGACCTCCAACTTCGGCGATACTGGCGCCACTCCAGAACTCGACCCCGCTGACCCGGTTGACGCATTCCTCATCAGCATAGCATCAACATTAAAGACTTTCTCACCCTATCATTTGAATTTAGCAAAGAGCAAAATTTTTGCCGTAGTCCAGGAACACGACTTGGAGCAGATCATGCAGAAACAACCAAAAGATGTTAAGGTTTCATCTCACGATAATATGTTTTTGAATGAATAG